One window of the Brevundimonas goettingensis genome contains the following:
- the ndk gene encoding nucleoside-diphosphate kinase, with product MTERTFSIIKPDATRRNLTGAVNAVIEGAGLRIVAQRRIKLTEAQAKKFYEVHAERPFYGELVSQMTAEPVVVQVLEGPNAVAAYREVMGATNPEQAAEGTIRKQFALSIGENSVHGSDSLENAGIEIAQFFTDDQIVG from the coding sequence ATGACCGAACGCACCTTCTCGATCATCAAGCCCGACGCGACCCGCCGCAACCTGACCGGCGCCGTCAACGCCGTGATCGAAGGCGCCGGCCTGCGCATCGTCGCGCAACGCCGCATCAAGCTGACCGAGGCCCAGGCCAAGAAATTCTACGAAGTCCACGCCGAACGCCCGTTCTACGGCGAGCTGGTGTCGCAAATGACCGCCGAGCCGGTCGTCGTTCAGGTGCTGGAAGGCCCGAACGCCGTCGCCGCCTACCGTGAAGTCATGGGCGCGACCAACCCGGAACAGGCCGCCGAAGGCACCATCCGCAAGCAATTCGCCCTGTCGATCGGCGAGAACTCGGTCCACGGTTCGGACTCGCTGGAAAACGCCGGCATCGAAATCGCCCAGTTCTTCACCGACGACCAGATCGTCGGCTAA
- the purN gene encoding phosphoribosylglycinamide formyltransferase, with protein MPDAPNGRVKVGILISGAGSNMAALIDASRAEDCPYEIALVVSNKPDAGGLHVAQAKGISTDVVDHRDFGKDREAHERVVNAVLMAEGVKVVALAGYMRILTPWLVARWAGRMLNVHPSLLPLYPGLDTHARAIEAGDAEAGCTLHIVTDGVDEGPILGQARVPIVAGDTPHSLAERVHVAEHQLYPRVLADFCRDLQQAERH; from the coding sequence ATGCCTGACGCTCCGAACGGCCGGGTGAAGGTCGGGATACTGATCTCCGGCGCCGGGTCGAACATGGCGGCCCTGATCGACGCCTCACGCGCCGAAGACTGCCCCTATGAGATCGCCCTGGTCGTCTCCAACAAGCCGGACGCGGGCGGTCTCCATGTCGCCCAGGCCAAGGGGATTTCGACCGACGTCGTCGATCACCGCGACTTCGGCAAGGACCGCGAGGCCCACGAACGCGTCGTCAACGCCGTCCTCATGGCCGAGGGCGTCAAGGTCGTGGCCCTGGCCGGCTATATGCGCATCCTGACGCCCTGGCTGGTGGCGCGCTGGGCGGGGCGGATGCTGAACGTCCACCCGTCGCTCCTGCCCCTCTATCCGGGGCTCGACACCCACGCCCGGGCGATCGAGGCCGGCGACGCAGAGGCGGGCTGCACCCTGCACATCGTCACCGACGGCGTCGACGAGGGCCCCATCCTCGGTCAGGCCCGGGTGCCGATCGTCGCGGGCGACACGCCCCACAGTCTCGCCGAACGCGTCCATGTCGCGGAGCATCAGCTTTATCCGCGGGTGCTCGCCGACTTCTGCCGCGATCTGCAACAGGCTGAGCGACATTAG
- a CDS encoding M13 family metallopeptidase: MKRHASLLATAALALTLSAPAFAQTAPTAGHAVIGTWGFDPATMDTSVKPGNDFNRYASGGWLDATTIPADRPSWSPWDVIYDQSQEQLKAIIENSAAHPESSPEAQRIGDFYASYMDEARVNALGAKPLDAGLAVIRAAHDRTDIARIMGKSFGGAGKSLFALQVFEDLKDPNTNSAYIAQDGLGLPDRDYYLEASFAEKKTAYQAYVAQMLGKIGWANPEQAAANIVAFETKVAEKSWTKVESRQMDKIYNPMTLSEVAAYAPGFDWAAWAEAANLPAAAHTVVNEKTALPEIAAIFGATDLDTLKAYAAFHFTDQAAGVLSQDFVDASFAFHGTVLNGVAQNRPRWNRAVRTVNGSLGEALGKEYVRLHFPASSKTAMEALVQNLLAAMTERLKRLDWMSPETKEQALYKIAHFGVKVGYPDEWRSYDGLEIRKDDLFGNTERAAAFEWAFQLSNTTKPVNPREWGMTPQTLNAYYNPPRNEIVFPAAILQAPFFDPNADMAVNYGGIGAVIGHEITHGFDDQGRKVDGDGVLRDWWTAEDAAKFEAQARIFGAEYDATFPLPGMHVNGDLTMGENIADFGGLLMALDAYHLSLNGKPAPVINGLTGDQRLFLGWAQVWREKAREAALQQQLATDPHSPAEVRATVPIRNIQAWYDAFGVKPGDEKYIAPADRAVIW; this comes from the coding sequence ATGAAACGACACGCTTCACTCCTGGCCACGGCGGCCCTCGCCCTGACCCTGTCCGCGCCCGCCTTCGCCCAGACGGCCCCGACGGCCGGCCACGCCGTCATCGGGACCTGGGGCTTCGATCCGGCGACGATGGACACCTCGGTCAAGCCCGGGAACGACTTCAACCGCTACGCCTCGGGCGGCTGGCTCGACGCCACCACCATCCCGGCCGACCGTCCGTCGTGGAGCCCCTGGGACGTGATCTATGATCAAAGCCAGGAACAGCTGAAGGCGATCATCGAGAACAGCGCCGCCCATCCCGAGAGCTCGCCTGAAGCCCAGCGCATCGGCGACTTCTACGCCAGCTATATGGACGAGGCCCGCGTCAACGCCCTCGGCGCCAAACCGCTGGACGCCGGCCTGGCTGTCATCCGCGCCGCCCACGACCGCACCGACATCGCCCGCATCATGGGCAAGAGCTTCGGCGGCGCGGGCAAGAGCCTGTTCGCCCTTCAGGTTTTCGAGGACCTGAAGGACCCGAACACCAACAGCGCCTATATCGCCCAGGACGGCCTCGGCCTGCCTGACCGCGACTATTATCTGGAAGCCTCCTTCGCCGAGAAGAAGACCGCCTATCAGGCCTATGTCGCCCAGATGCTGGGCAAGATCGGCTGGGCCAACCCCGAGCAAGCCGCCGCGAACATCGTCGCCTTCGAGACCAAGGTCGCCGAGAAGTCCTGGACCAAGGTCGAGTCCCGTCAGATGGACAAGATCTACAACCCCATGACCCTGTCCGAAGTCGCCGCCTATGCGCCCGGCTTCGACTGGGCGGCCTGGGCGGAGGCGGCGAACCTGCCGGCCGCAGCCCACACCGTGGTCAATGAGAAGACGGCCCTGCCCGAAATCGCCGCCATCTTCGGCGCGACCGACCTCGACACCCTCAAGGCCTATGCCGCCTTCCACTTCACCGATCAGGCCGCGGGCGTGCTGTCGCAGGACTTCGTCGACGCCAGCTTCGCCTTCCACGGCACGGTCCTGAACGGCGTGGCCCAGAACCGTCCGCGCTGGAACCGCGCAGTCCGCACCGTCAACGGCTCGCTCGGCGAGGCGCTCGGCAAGGAATACGTCCGCCTGCATTTCCCCGCCTCGTCCAAGACGGCGATGGAGGCCCTGGTCCAGAACCTGCTGGCCGCCATGACCGAGCGTCTCAAGCGACTGGACTGGATGAGCCCCGAAACCAAGGAGCAGGCGCTCTACAAGATCGCCCACTTCGGGGTGAAGGTCGGCTATCCCGACGAATGGCGCAGCTATGACGGGCTGGAAATCCGCAAGGACGACCTGTTCGGCAACACCGAGCGCGCCGCCGCCTTCGAATGGGCCTTCCAGCTGTCCAACACGACCAAGCCGGTGAACCCCAGGGAATGGGGCATGACGCCTCAGACCCTGAACGCCTACTACAACCCGCCGCGCAACGAGATCGTCTTCCCGGCCGCCATCCTCCAAGCGCCCTTCTTCGATCCGAACGCCGACATGGCCGTCAACTACGGCGGCATCGGCGCGGTCATCGGCCATGAGATCACCCACGGCTTCGACGACCAGGGCCGCAAGGTCGATGGCGACGGCGTGCTGCGGGACTGGTGGACCGCCGAGGACGCCGCCAAGTTCGAGGCCCAGGCCAGGATTTTCGGCGCCGAATACGACGCCACCTTCCCCCTCCCGGGCATGCATGTGAACGGCGACCTGACCATGGGTGAAAACATCGCCGATTTCGGCGGCCTGCTGATGGCGCTCGACGCCTATCACCTGTCGCTGAACGGCAAGCCCGCACCGGTGATCAACGGCTTGACCGGCGACCAGCGCCTGTTCCTCGGCTGGGCCCAGGTCTGGCGCGAGAAGGCCCGCGAGGCCGCCCTGCAGCAGCAACTGGCGACCGACCCCCACTCGCCCGCCGAAGTCCGCGCCACCGTGCCGATCCGCAACATCCAGGCTTGGTATGACGCCTTCGGGGTCAAGCCCGGCGACGAGAAGTACATCGCCCCGGCCGACCGGGCGGTGATCTGGTAA